A genomic window from Streptomyces sp. 846.5 includes:
- the rplQ gene encoding 50S ribosomal protein L17 — protein MPRPAKGARLGGGPSHERLLLAGLARELFQYGRITTTEAKARRLRPVAEKLITKAKKGDIHNRREVRKTITDVAVLHTLFTEIGPRYENRPGGYTRITKIGPRRGDNAPMAVIELVEALTVAQTAVGEAEAATKRSVKETEAAAPVEAVPADAAPVEDAPVEDAAPADSVEETKEA, from the coding sequence ATGCCTCGCCCCGCGAAGGGTGCCCGCCTCGGTGGCGGTCCCTCCCACGAGCGTCTGCTGCTGGCCGGTCTGGCCCGCGAGCTCTTCCAGTACGGCCGGATCACCACCACCGAGGCCAAGGCTCGCCGCCTGCGCCCGGTGGCGGAGAAGCTGATCACCAAGGCCAAGAAGGGTGACATCCACAACCGCCGTGAGGTCCGCAAGACCATCACCGACGTGGCTGTGCTGCACACCCTCTTCACCGAGATCGGTCCTCGCTACGAGAACCGTCCCGGTGGCTACACCCGGATCACCAAGATCGGCCCCCGTCGTGGCGACAACGCCCCGATGGCCGTCATCGAGCTGGTCGAGGCCCTGACCGTGGCCCAGACCGCCGTCGGCGAGGCCGAGGCCGCGACCAAGCGCTCCGTCAAGGAGACCGAGGCTGCCGCCCCGGTCGAGGCCGTGCCGGCTGACGCCGCTCCGGTCGAGGACGCCCCGGTCGAGGATGCCGCTCCGGCTGACTCCGTCGAGGAGACCAAGGAGGCCTGA